TGTTTGCACTTATCAAAGTGTTTTACCATTGGTTCCAGGTGGTCCGCAGGATAAGGAGACGATGCCTTTTGATTCAGGGAATCTTTCGCTTGAGGTCTATCCCAATCCATTTCAGAATCACTGTGTGATTAAGTTTCAAATTCCAAACACCAAATCCCAAACAAATTCCAAATCCCAAAATCCAAACGGGAATGTAGGGCAAGGCTTCAGCCTTGCGATATATGATGTAACCGGTAGAATGGTAAAAGATTTTTCTCGGTTAACGGTAAATGGTGAACGGTCAACGGTTGTGTGGGATGGCGAAGATAATTTAGGTCGTAATCTTTCTCCCGGCGTTTACTTCGTGCAAATTAAGGCAGGAGCATACCAGCAAATTGAGAAGGTAGTGCTCTGCAAATGATTGAAATTTTTAAGATAAAAAAGGAGCATTATGCAAAAAGGAGTTTTGGTCATCGGTGGTGGGATTGCAGGCATTCAAGCCGCATTAGACCTGGCGAATGCCAGACACAAGGTCTATCTTGTGGAGAGCGGTCCAAATATTGGCGGCAGGATGGCACAGATCCACAAGATATTCACCTCAATGGACTGCACGGCTTGAATACTCGGTCCCAAGATGATGGATGTCGGTCGGCATCCTAACATCACACTTTATACGCTATCGGAAGTTACAGAAGTAAAGGGTGAGGCAGGGAATTTTACGGTCAAAATCATAAAACACCCCAGATTTGTGGACATCAGTAAGTGTACTGCCTGTGGCGATTGTGCAAAGGTCTGCCCGATTGTTGTCCCCAATGAGTTTGATTTAGGATTGAAATCAAGAAAGGCGATATATACACCTTATAATCAAGCAGTCCCTTCCGCGTATGTCAGAGTAAGGGAGGAATGCCTTGATAATGTTCCGGAGCGAGCCAGGAAGATAATGAAACGACTAAAAGAAAAAAGAGAGAAAGAAGTTGCCCCCTGGGAGTTAATCGTTTGTGGAAAATGTATCCAGACCTGCAAGGCAAAGGCAATAAACTTTGATGAACCCGAAGAAGAGATTGAGTTGAATGTCGGTGCGATCGTAGTTGCGACCGGTGTTGAATACTATGACCCAAGGGAGGCGAGTGAGTATGGATATACAAGGTTTGAGAATGTGGTAACGAGTTTTGAACTTGAAAGACTCCTTGATGCCGCAAGCCCTACAAGGGGAGAACTTTTGACATTTGCCAATGTCCGACCACCAAAGCGGATTGCCTTTATTCAATGCGTCGGTTCAAGGAATATGAAG
This window of the candidate division WOR-3 bacterium genome carries:
- a CDS encoding T9SS type A sorting domain-containing protein — protein: MQKRLPTIISSSAVWPMNPDLVYVPDGLIEGRMLITYAEGNERWLSRHPYLPLYRVCTYQSVLPLVPGGPQDKETMPFDSGNLSLEVYPNPFQNHCVIKFQIPNTKSQTNSKSQNPNGNVGQGFSLAIYDVTGRMVKDFSRLTVNGERSTVVWDGEDNLGRNLSPGVYFVQIKAGAYQQIEKVVLCK
- a CDS encoding FAD-dependent oxidoreductase, encoding MQKGVLVIGGGIAGIQAALDLANARHKVYLVESGPNIGGRMAQIHKIFTSMDCTA